A single window of Nematostella vectensis chromosome 4, jaNemVect1.1, whole genome shotgun sequence DNA harbors:
- the LOC5504271 gene encoding septin-2 isoform X1, with the protein MSSPKTGQSGVLKELLGMANYVGFANLPNQVHRKSVKKGFEFTLMVVGESGLGKSTLIDSLFLTDLYSDRKILSAEERIKKTVKIETSTVEIEERGVKLRLTVVDTPGYGDGINHKNSFKPILDYANNQFESYLKDESGLNRRHIIDSRVHCCFYFIAPTGHGLKPLDIEFMKALHHIVNIVPVIGKADTLTPTELKEMKRRVLDEIDEYGIQIYELPQCDSDEDEEFIEQTRQLKEGMPFAVVGSNTLIDVCGKKVRGRLYPWGVVEVENPLHCDFSKLRAMLITHMQDLKEVTQDVHYENFRAMRLGEAAVPREPGTPRSAKSLTRAKDASSLEIMEKERALQEKEAELRRMQEMIAKMQAQMQASHS; encoded by the exons ATGTCATCTCCTAAAACAGGCCAATCTGGAGTTCTTAAG GAACTTCTAGGCATGGCAAATTATGTGGGCTTTGCCAATCTTCCCAACCAAGTCCATCGCAAATCTGTCAAGAAGGGTTTTGAGTTTACACTCATGGTTGTTG GCGAATCAGGTCTCGGCAAGTCCACCTTGATTGACAGCCTGTTTCTGACAGACCTCTACTCAGACAGAAAGATTCTCAGTGCAGAAG AAAGAATAAAGAAGACAGTTAAGATAGAGACCTCAACAGTTGAGATTGAGGAACGTGGAGTAAAGCTACGATTAACAGTTGTTGATACTCCAGGATATGGAGATGGCATTAACCACAAGAACAG ctTCAAGCCAATCTTAGATTATGCAAATAATCAGTTTGAGAGCTATCTGAAGGATGAGTCGGGCCTCAACCGACGGCACATTATTGACAGCAGGGTTCATTGCTGCTTTTATTTCATTGCACCGACTGGACATGG CCTTAAGCCCCTTGATATTGAGTTCATGAAGGCACTCCACCACATTGTCAACATCGTCCCAGTCATTGGTAAGGCTGACACGCTCACACCCACAGAGCTGAAGGAAATGAAGAGGAGG GTATTGGATGAGATTGATGAATATGGGATCCAGATCTACGAGCTGCCGCAGTGTGACAGTGATGAAGATGAGGAATTTATTGAACAGACGAGACAGCTCAag GAAGGAATGCCATTCGCTGTTGTTGGAAGTAACACACTAATAGACGTCTGTGGGAAGAAAGTTCGCGGAAGACTCTACCCTtggggtgtggtcgaag TTGAAAATCCCTTACACTGCGACTTTTCTAAACTGCGTGCTATGCTTAT CACCCATATGCAAGACCTTAAGGAGGTCACGCAAGATGTACATTACGAAAACTTCCGCGCGATGCGCCTTGGTGAAGCTGCCGTTCCTCGTGAACCAGGCACCCCCCGCAGCGCAAAGAG CCTTACGCGTGCAAAGGACGCCTCTTCACTGGAGATCATGGAGAAAGAACGAGCATTGCAGGAAAAAGAGGCCGAG ttgCGACGAATGCAAGAAATGATCGCAAAAATGCAAGCGCAAATGCAGGCAAGCCATAGCTAG
- the LOC5504271 gene encoding septin-2 isoform X2, producing the protein MANYVGFANLPNQVHRKSVKKGFEFTLMVVGESGLGKSTLIDSLFLTDLYSDRKILSAEERIKKTVKIETSTVEIEERGVKLRLTVVDTPGYGDGINHKNSFKPILDYANNQFESYLKDESGLNRRHIIDSRVHCCFYFIAPTGHGLKPLDIEFMKALHHIVNIVPVIGKADTLTPTELKEMKRRVLDEIDEYGIQIYELPQCDSDEDEEFIEQTRQLKEGMPFAVVGSNTLIDVCGKKVRGRLYPWGVVEVENPLHCDFSKLRAMLITHMQDLKEVTQDVHYENFRAMRLGEAAVPREPGTPRSAKSLTRAKDASSLEIMEKERALQEKEAELRRMQEMIAKMQAQMQASHS; encoded by the exons ATGGCAAATTATGTGGGCTTTGCCAATCTTCCCAACCAAGTCCATCGCAAATCTGTCAAGAAGGGTTTTGAGTTTACACTCATGGTTGTTG GCGAATCAGGTCTCGGCAAGTCCACCTTGATTGACAGCCTGTTTCTGACAGACCTCTACTCAGACAGAAAGATTCTCAGTGCAGAAG AAAGAATAAAGAAGACAGTTAAGATAGAGACCTCAACAGTTGAGATTGAGGAACGTGGAGTAAAGCTACGATTAACAGTTGTTGATACTCCAGGATATGGAGATGGCATTAACCACAAGAACAG ctTCAAGCCAATCTTAGATTATGCAAATAATCAGTTTGAGAGCTATCTGAAGGATGAGTCGGGCCTCAACCGACGGCACATTATTGACAGCAGGGTTCATTGCTGCTTTTATTTCATTGCACCGACTGGACATGG CCTTAAGCCCCTTGATATTGAGTTCATGAAGGCACTCCACCACATTGTCAACATCGTCCCAGTCATTGGTAAGGCTGACACGCTCACACCCACAGAGCTGAAGGAAATGAAGAGGAGG GTATTGGATGAGATTGATGAATATGGGATCCAGATCTACGAGCTGCCGCAGTGTGACAGTGATGAAGATGAGGAATTTATTGAACAGACGAGACAGCTCAag GAAGGAATGCCATTCGCTGTTGTTGGAAGTAACACACTAATAGACGTCTGTGGGAAGAAAGTTCGCGGAAGACTCTACCCTtggggtgtggtcgaag TTGAAAATCCCTTACACTGCGACTTTTCTAAACTGCGTGCTATGCTTAT CACCCATATGCAAGACCTTAAGGAGGTCACGCAAGATGTACATTACGAAAACTTCCGCGCGATGCGCCTTGGTGAAGCTGCCGTTCCTCGTGAACCAGGCACCCCCCGCAGCGCAAAGAG CCTTACGCGTGCAAAGGACGCCTCTTCACTGGAGATCATGGAGAAAGAACGAGCATTGCAGGAAAAAGAGGCCGAG ttgCGACGAATGCAAGAAATGATCGCAAAAATGCAAGCGCAAATGCAGGCAAGCCATAGCTAG
- the LOC5504274 gene encoding uncharacterized protein LOC5504274 yields MAEEESLTIVSLETPPVSEVRRESRNWTDAETAKLITLWEGENVLYNGRHKDHFRRECRSAAMDRIQQRLAEDGDLLFTLEELHKKMRCLRTYYSKEIKKEKISKLNSSNPQDLYTSRWPLYHSLHFLKDYINSKQSLSSSSTPLNTSKQELDCTADSDDQAVLASDNVSNVSQESSDFYESPAIPPIANNMKRTANTDRDLFNNCGKQTKKSEEPEFSCEADNAFGHYVANQLMRIPDGLPKEMLKIEIQQSIVKVLHPKQTGLTTEYDYNYH; encoded by the exons atggcggaggAAGAAAGTTTGACAATCGTTTCGTTAGAAACTCCTCCAGTCTCAGAAGTAAGAAGGGAATCAAGAAACTGGACAGATGCGGAAACAGCTAAGCTCATAACACTGTGGGAGGGAGAAAATGTTTTGTACAACGGCAGACATAAGGATCATTTTCGAAGAGAATGTAGAAGCGCAGCAATGGATCGTATACAACAACGACTAGCCGAAGACg GAGATTTACTATTCACCTTGGAAGAACTTCACAAAAAAATGCGATGTCTTCGCACTTATTACAGCAAGGaaatcaaaaaagaaaaaatcagCAAATTAAACAGCAGCAACCCTCAGGACTTGTATACTTCCCGATGGCCACTCTACCATTCACTGCACTTCCTTAAAGACTACATCAACTCCAAACAATCCCTTAGTAGCAGCAGTACTCCTTTAAACACTAGTAAGCAGGAGTTGGACTGCACTGCAGACTCGGATGACCAGGCTGTCCTGGCAAGTGATAATGTTTCAAATGTGTCCCAAGAAAGTAGTGACTTCTATGAGAGCCCCGCTATCCCGCCAATCGCGAACAACATGAAAAGAACTGCAAATACAGACAGAGACTTGTTTAATAATTGTGGCAAACAGACTAAGAAATCTGAAGAACCTGAGTTCTCATGTGAGGCAGACAATGCTTTTGGACACTACGTAGCCAATCAGCTGATGAGAATCCCAGATGGCTTGCCGAAGGAAATGCTGAAGATAGAAATCCAGCAGTCAATAGTCAAAGTTCTTCACCCAAAACAGACTGGTTTAACCACAGAGTATGACTACAATTATCACTGA
- the LOC125561906 gene encoding uncharacterized protein K02A2.6-like, with translation MAESGEMYHRAPGPLVLDANASENWRKFLMQFEIYLVAKGKDDKGDKLKVNLLLNCAGPSAIEEYSHFVYTAGESNESYGDVCRKFHELCRGAKNVIYERLLFNLRNQKEGERIDNFVSELKRLSLNCDFGALRDSLIRDRIVGGVTSDELRGELLKKPDLTLQTAHDYCRTYEATELQKYKFVPQTVVPSKTVSVQPVQVKKEQPFCKFCGYRHSFAHPTRCPAFKRNCKICSKTGHFAKMCKNKQKKDPEVHVVEQEYDSSDSNETHTYFGSIEVGSVLQNQQPKKSLIKVMIAGKEVKLKADTGAEATVIPYNLYKSITNKPLKRLHQPLKGWLATKPIYPKGCVRLPTQYKDRKIDLLYLVVDGEFTPLLSCEACLDLEVLQFMDLTLLDSPSAQTSNIDLSREQSKSTTTLTSDPVLKDYLDCFSNKPGMLPNKVHLEVDSAVTPVIHAPRKIPVSMLDPTQQKLREMEEDGIIVKEEEHTPWVSSMLVIDKRKGKEKKSPPTKDNIRICIDPRDLNRALKRPHYPMATVEQVANKLTGAEIFSTLDACSGFWQLPVDEESSKLLTFNTPWGRYRFLRLPFGISSAPEIYQREMDRLFAGVPVEIIVDDFLIHGGNQCELDDKMIAVLKRSREIGLKFNPRKAKLRVPEVSYVGHLFTADGLKPDPEKVRAINEMPAPTDKDGILRFLGTVNYLDKFIEHKADLQGPISQLTRNDTAFVWETPQQHAFDKLKAVITSAPVLAYFDNTKETVLNVDASGTGLGAVILQDERPVAFGSKTLSPAETRYANIERELLAIVWGTEKFHTYVYGRRVVVETDHKPLEAIFKKPLNEAPPRLQRMLLKLTKYDLDVRYVPGKKQFISDCLSRAPVSDTKPVSEPEEMIGINLIDSLGVDSSTLQKFKEASNCDVTSQVVMEYVVKGWPAEKHQLDELAREYWSFREELSVEDGLLFKADRIIVPRSLRAEVLEEIHGAHMGENKSLSFAREYVFWPSMTAQIKDKISSCSICNAFRNQQPRETLLPREVPGLPWQVISTDIFEYAGHSYLLVTDLYSKYFEIELLRQTTANCVINNLKKIFARFGIPVEVLSDNGSQYSNTRNLFNSSHEFKKFADEWGFRHTTSSPEYPQSNGAAEKAVQTAKRILKKAAADNKDPFEGLLKYRNTPFDDLGVSPAQLLMSRRTRTQLPTHRRLLLPQPVDPNQVVKTLKHRQSVSKKYYDSHSHDLPPLQVGDKVRIRPNREAEWRKAEVLPRSYLLGDERGRVFRRNRRQIISTPNDQSMSTSPFVIPAIPQLPPESTNNPTQLSNNVTASPTPPKSSERQHETTTMSTASGRVIKKPQRLIEHC, from the coding sequence ATGGCCGAAAGTGGGGAAATGTATCATCGAGCTCCGGGACCTTTGGTGTTGGATGCGAATGCATCAGAAAATTGGAGAAAGTTCCTAATGCAGTTCGAAATTTACTTGGTTGCAAAAGGAAAGGACGACAAGGGAGATAAGTTAAAAGTTAATTTGTTACTTAACTGTGCTGGACCGAGTGCAATTGAAGAGTATAGCCACTTTGTGTATACTGCAGGCGAGAGTAATGAATCTTATGGTGATGTGTGCCGAAAGTTCCATGAACTTTGTCGAGGAGCTAAGAATGTCATTTATGAGCGACTGCTCTTCAATCTTAGAAACCAAAAGGAGGGTGAACGAATTGACAACTTTGTTAGTGAGCTAAAACGGCTTTCATTAAACTGTGACTTTGGAGCACTTAGAGATTCATTGATACGAGACCGTATTGTGGGGGGAGTAACCAGCGATGAATTGCGAGGGGAGTTGTTGAAAAAGCCAGACCTTACCCTACAAACCGCGCATGATTACTGCAGAACTTATGAGGCGACTGAGCTGCAGAAGTATAAGTTTGTTCCACAGACAGTAGTCCCAAGTAAAACAGTGTCTGTGCAACCAGTCCAAGTTAAGAAAGAACAGCCGTTTTGTAAGTTCTGTGGATATCGCCATTCATTTGCACACCCAACACGATGCCCAGCTTTTAAAAGGAATTGCAAGATTTGTAGCAAAACAGGCCATTTTGCAAAGATgtgtaaaaacaaacagaaaaaagatcCAGAAGTGCATGTGGTGGAACAGGAGTATGACTCAAGTGACAGCAACGAAACCCACACATACTTTGGATCCATTGAAGTCGGAAGCGTGTTACAGAACCAGCAACCCAAAAAGAGCCTGATAAAAGTCATGATAGCAGGAAAAGAGGTCAAACTGAAAGCAGACACGGGTGCGGAGGCTACTGTCATCCCCTACAACTTGTACAAGAGCATCACCAACAAGCCGTTGAAACGTTTACACCAGCCTTTGAAGGGCTGGCTTGCGACTAAGCCCATCTACCCTAAAGGATGTGTCCGCCTTCCAACACAGTACAAAGATCGAAAGATAGATCTGTTATATCTTGTAGTTGATGGAGAGTTCACCCCACTACTAAGTTGTGAGGCTTGCCTTGATCTTGAAGTCCTACAGTTCATGGATCTCACATTGCTAGATTCACCATCAGCACAAACATCAAACATCGACTTGTCCAGAGAACAAAGCAAAAGTACCACAACCCTCACAAGTGACCCTGTTCTGAAAGATTACCTTGATTGCTTCAGTAACAAACCAGGAATGTTACCCAACAAAGTACACCTAGAGGTAGACTCTGCAGTAACTCCAGTTATACACGCACCCAGAAAGATCCCAGTATCCATGTTAGACCCAACTCAACAGAAGCTGAGAGAGATGGAAGAAGATGGGATCATTGTTAAAGAAGAAGAACATACCCCTTGGGTCTCTTCGATGTTAGTAATCGATAAAcgaaaaggcaaagaaaagaaaagcccACCAACCAAAGACAACATCAGAATATGTATAGACCCACGTGACCTCAATAGAGCCCTCAAGAGACCCCATTATCCGATGGCCACAGTGGAACAGGTTGCCAACAAACTCACCGGTGCTGAAATATTCTCAACGTTGGATGCATGCAGCGGTTTTTGGCAATTACCAGTAGACGAAGAAAGCTCGAAGCTCCTGACTTTCAATACCCCCTGGGGTCGATACAGATTCCTGCGGCTCCCATTCGGCATAAGTTCCGCGCCCGAGATTTACCAACGAGAGATGGACCGACTCTTCGCAGGAGTACCAGTAGAAATAATCGTTGACGACTTTTTGATACATGGTGGAAATCAATGTGAGCTAGAtgacaagatgattgcagTATTGAAGAGGAGCCGTGAGATAGGTCTAAAGTTCAATCCACGTAAAGCCAAACTTCGAGTTCCTGAAGTCAGCTACGTTGGACACCTATTTACTGCAGACGGTTTAAAGCCTGATCCTGAAAAGGTAAGAGCTATCAACGAGATGCCTGCCCCGACCGATAAAGATGGCATACTACGTTTCCTAGGAACTGTAAACTATCTGGATAAATTTATTGAACATAAAGCTGATCTCCAGGGCCCTATCTCGCAGCTAACAAGGAATGATACCGCATTCGTATGGGAGACACCTCAACAGCATGCATTTGACAAGCTCAAAGCAGTCATTACCTCAGCGCCAGTTTTAGCCTATTTTGACAACACCAAAGAGACAGTGCTTAATGTTGATGCAAGTGGCACGGGATTAGGTGCTGTGATTCTGCAGGACGAAAGACCTGTAGCATTTGGCTCAAAAACACTATCACCTGCTGAGACAAGGTATGCCAACATCGAGCGAGAGCTTCTGGCAATTGTCTGGGGAACTGAAAAGTTCCATACTTATGTTTATGGACGTCGTGTTGTAGTTGAAACCGACCACAAACCACTagaagccatcttcaaaaagccCTTGAATGAAGCACCACCGAGATTGCAGAGGATGTTGTTAAAGCTGACAAAGTATGACCTTGATGTTCGTTATGTGCCAGGAAAGAAACAATTCATCTCAGATTGCTTAAGCAGAGCCCCAGTTAGTGACACTAAACCAGTTAGTGAACCAGAAGAGATGATTGGAATCAACTTAATTGACAGTCTTGGTGTAGATTCAAGCActttgcaaaaattcaaggaaGCATCAAACTGCGATGTTACCTCTCAAGTGGTCATGGAATATGTCGTTAAAGGTTGGCCAGCAGAAAAACATCAACTTGATGAGCTAGCGAGAGAATACTGGAGTTTTAGAGAGGAACTTAGCGTAGAAGATGGTTTGTTATTCAAAGCAGACAGAATCATTGTCCCGAGATCGTTGAGGGCAGAGGTGCTAGAAGAAATTCATGGCGCACACATGGGTGAGAACAAAAGTCTCAGTTTTGCAAGAGAATATGTTTTCTGGCCCTCAATGACTGCACAGATCAAAGACAAGATTAGTTCCTGCTCCATATGTAATGCCTTCCGAAACCAACAGCCAAGAGAGACCCTACTACCACGTGAGGTTCCTGGATTGCCTTGGCAAGTGATCAGTACTGACATCTTTGAATATGCCGGACATTCCTATTTGCTTGTTACCGATTTGTATTCAAAGTACTTTGAGATTGAGTTGTTACGCCAAACCACTGCTAATTGTGTTATCAATAACTTAAAGAAGATTTTTGCAAGGTTTGGGATCCCGGTGGAAGTTCTGAGCGACAATGGCTCCCAGTACAGTAACACTAGAAACCTTTTTAATAGTTCACATGAGTTCAAAAAGTTTGCAGATGAGTGGGGTTTCCGTCACACCACAAGCTCTCCAGAGTATCCACAATCAAATGGAGCTGCCGAGAAAGCAGTTCAGACCGCAAAACGGATTTTAAAGAAAGCGGCTGCTGACAACAAAGATCCTTTTGAAGGATTACTCAAATACAGGAATACACCCTTTGATGACTTAGGTGTGTCTCCAGCTCAGCTGCTAATGAGTAGGAGAACACGTACCCAACTACCGACTCATCGACGTTTGCTACTGCCTCAGCCTGTTGACCCAAATCAAGTTGTGAAGACATTGAAACATCGTCAGAGTGTTTCAAAAAAGTATTATGATAGTCATAGTCATGATCTCCCTCCTTTACAAGTTGGAGATAAGGTGCGTATCCGTCCAAACCGGGAGGCTGAGTGGAGGAAAGCAGAAGTATTGCCCCGATCGTACTTATTAGGAGATGAGCGTGGGCGTGTCTTCAGGAGAAATCGACGACAAATCATTTCAACACCTAATGATCAATCGATGAGCACAAGTCCTTTTGTTATACCAGCCATTCCTCAACTACCACCAGAAAGTACCAACAACCCCACACAGTTAAGCAATAATGTGACAGCATCGCCTACACCACCAAAGTCTTCTGAGAGGCAACACGAGACGACAACGATGAGCACAGCATCTGGCAGGGTTATCAAAAAACCACAAAGACTTATTGAACATTGTTAA